The DNA sequence TATGGCGGGCATGCACTTCAGTCACCGAAATGCTCTGGTTATCGCCACGAACATCATTCACTTTCAGGATGTGGAAGCCGACGCCGGAACGGATTGGGCCAATGATATCGCCTTTTTTCGCCGTCACCAGCGACTGTGCGAACAGTGAAGGCAGTTCCTGAATCCGGCCCCAGCCCATGTTGCCGCCTTTCAGCGCCTGAGGATCGGCGGAGTAGGTGATTGCCAGCTTACCGAAATCGGCACCGCCTTTGGCCTCGCCTGCCAGCTGTTTCGCCAGGGTTTCCTGATCGTCAACCTGCTGCTGGGTTGGATTTTCCGGCAGCGGGAGCAGGATGTGGCTGAGGTTCAGCTCAGTCGAAGCGGTGTTTTGAGAAGAAACCTGTTTCGCCAGCGAATCCACTTCCTGCGGAAGAATGGTCACACGACGACGGACTTCGTTATTGCGCACTTCGGCAATGGTCATCTCTTTGCGGATCTGCTCGCGATAAGTTGCGTAGTTCATGCCGTCGTAAGCCAGGCGGCTACGCAGCTGATCCACGCTCATTTTGTTTTGCGCAGCAATGTTGGCAATCGCCTGATCCAGCTGTGCATCTGAAATCTGGATGCCCGCCTGTTTTGCCATTTGCAGCAGAATGTTATCCATCACCAGACGTTCAATGATCTGATGGCGTAACGTTCTGTCATCCGGCAGCTGCTGACCAGCCTGATGAGCCTGACCTTTTACCGACTGCATCATGCCGTCGACGTCACTTTCTAACACCACGCCGTTATTCACGACGGCGGCGACTTTATCAACAACTTGCGGTGCTGCAAACGCGGTGCTGGCTGTCAGCGCTGCACCGAGGATCAGCATTCTCCAGTTCTTCATACTTTTTCCATTCTTCTATCCGCACTGCGGGTTTGCATACTAAATCACAACATCAGAAAGAGCGCTGATAAGGCAGAATGCCCTGACGCAGCATCTGGCCGGTGCCCAGGTTGTAAGTTGGGCTCAGGCCGCGTAGCTCAATGTTGAACGAGATTTTGTTATCGTACTTACTGCTGTCGTTTTCCCAGCTGGATATTTTACGCTCGTACCCCAGGCGAATGGCATAACAGCAGGAGCTGTACTGCACGCCGAGTAACTGATCGGCCGGCTGCTTCGCTTTCGTATCGTAATACCAGGCACCCACAACTGACCAGGCATCAGCAATCGGCCAGCTTGCCGTTGTACCCACCTGTGAGATCCCCTGCTGATAGCCAGGGTTAGTGATCTGGCTTAGCGTCTGCTGAATATATTCCGGGCTGGTATAGCGGTAGTTCAACTGCACCATCCGGTCTGCATCACGACGGTATTCCAGTATGGCATTACCTTGTGAAACGTCATTGAGGCTGGTGTCATACTGCACACCGCCACGCGCTCCCCAACGGTCGCTAATCTTCCAGTAGGTATCACCTGCCCATACCAGACTGCCACGATCGTCACTGTCTGCGTTCTCCAGTCCGGTACGAGACGGGGTAAACGAGTAGATTTGACCAATGGAAGCGTTAAAACGTTCAACCAGATCGTTATCAAATATTCGGGTAGTGACGCCGGTGGTCACCTGATTGGCAGAAGCAATGCGATCCAGGCCGCTATAAGTGCGGTCACGGAACAGGCCGGTGTAATCACTTTGCAGCAGCGTGGAGTCATAAGCCCGGATAGTGCTCTGGTCACGATAAGGAATGTAGAGGTACTGCATACGCGGTTCCAGCGTTTGCGTGTAGCCCTCTGCCCAATTCATGTCGCGATCGAATACCATCTTGCCGTCAACTTTGAACTGCGGCATTACGCGGTTCACGCTGCTTTTCAGCTGGTTGACCTTGGTGGTATCAACGTTTTCGTTCCAGTATTCGATGTCATCCTGCTGGTAATGCGTCGCCAGCAGTTTCGCTTCGGTATTCAGGCTGCCCCAACCGTTAGAAAGCGGCAGGTTGATCGTGGGCTCCAGGTGCAGACGCGTCGCATCCGGGTATTCTTCATTAACGTTGGTAAACTTCACCGCCTGTGCATACAGATGGGTGTCGAATGGACCCACGTCGTTCTGATAATAGTTAAAGTCAAACTGCGGTTCGGCGCGATAAACGTCGTTATTGGTTTGGGTGGAGAAAATCTGGAACTGCTTAGTCGACAGCGTGGCATCCCAGTTTTTCTCAGCGTAGCCCACGCTAAATTTCTGCGTCACATAACCGTCGGTTGAGTTAGCGTACGGCGAATCCAGGTCGGTGAAGTAGTAAACATCACTGACTTTGGTGTAGTCGGCGTTAAAGCGCCAGTTCTGATCGTAGACGCCCGAATGCCGCCAGAAGAACAACCAGCGATTGGAATCTTTGTCGTCGGAAAGATTACGAGCCGCCGCATCTTTGTTGTACTGATCGTCGGTTGGCAGGTAGTCGAATTCCATCAGGCCCACACCGGCTTTGGTCAGGTAGCGGAATTCATTCTGCCACTGCATGCCACGCTTGCTCATATAGTGTGGCGTAATGGTGGCGTCGGCCTGCGGCGCGATGTTCCAGTAGTAGGGCAGAATAAATTCAAAGCCGTTGGAACTGCCATATTTAGCGTTAGGGATCAGGAAACCGGAACGGCGTTTGTCGCCGATAGGCAACTGCAAATAGGGGCTGTAAAGCACCGGAACCGCGCCAATTTTAAAGCGGGCATTCCAGATTTCAGCAACCTGTTCTTCGCGATCCTGAATCACTTCTGTACCCGCCACGCTCCAGCTATTGTCGCCAGGAAGACAGGAAGTGAAGGTACCATTTTCCAAAATGGTATAGCGATTTTGCCCGCGCAGCTTCATCTGATCGCCGCTACCACGTCCCTGACGGCCAACCATTTGGTAGGTGCCATTCCAGACGTTGGTGTCTTTGGTGTTCAGATTGGACCAGGCTTTCGGACCTTTCAGGATGACCTGATTGTCGTCATAGTGCACATTACCTAACGCGTCGACGGTGCGTACCGGCGTCGGCTGGCCCTGCTGCGGCTTCTGGTGCAGCTGCACTTCGTCAGACAGCATGCGGCTGTTGCCCTGCTGAATATCGACGTTGCCGCTAAACACCGCATCATCCGGGTAGTTGCCTTTAGCCTGATCCGCATTAATCGTTACCGGCAGGTTATTGGTGTCTTTGCCCTGAACCAGAGGACGGTTATAGCTTGGTACGCCCAGCATACATTGCGATGCGAGGTCGTCGGCCAGACCTTGCTGGCTGTAAAGCGCTGAACCGATAAGCGTGGCCAGCAAAGTAGGTAGTCGTTTTTTCATACGCGGTATCGAAAATTCCGTGATAGCAGGCATCATGCCGACAAACGGTCAGAGACTAACGTACTCAACTGCGTTGCGCTAGTGTTATACCCTGCATCTTACAAATTACAGCGGTGCTGTAAGGTGAAAGCGGCAGTGCTTGCTCTGGTTGTTTGACCGCGTTGCCGTTAGGCTCTGAGATAAATGACGGGTATGATAATGCAATTTCTGGGCTTCAGCATGGCGAATTGAGGAGTATATGCGCTATTGGGGAAAAGTAATCGGGCTTGTGCTGGGTTTGTTAAGCGGCATCGGCTTTTGGGGAATAGCATTTGGCCTGCTGATTGGTCATCTGGTTGATAAGGCGCAGGCGGTCAGAGGACAGGGCTATTTCGCCAATCAGCAGACCCGACAGACGCTGTTTTTCCGCACCACCTTTCAGGTTATGGGGCATCTGACCAAATCGAAAGGGCGCGTTACGGATGCGGATATTCAGATGGCTTCCCTGCTGATGGATCGCATGCAGCTGCATGGTGAAGCCAGAACGTCGGCGCAGCGTGCCTTTCGCGAAGGAAAAGAGGGAGACTACCCGCTGCGTACTAAACTGCGTGAATTGCGTAGCGCCTGCTTTGGCCGTTTTGACCTGATTAGGATGTTTCTGGAAATTCAAATCCAGGCGGCCTTTGCTGATGGATCGCTTCATCCTAATGAGCGTCAGGTGCTGTATGTGATCGCAGAGGAGCTGGGTATTTCGCATAACCAGTTCGATCAGTTTCTGCGCATGATGGAAGGCGGTCAGCAGTTTGGCGGCGGCGGTCACTATCAGGGCGCGGGTTCGCAGGGTGGTTTTCAATCCGCTCAGCGTGGGCCGACGCTGGAAGATGCCTGTAGCGTACTGGGCGTAAAAAGCAGCGATGAGCCAGCGGTTATAAAACGGGCCTACCGTAAGCTAATGAGCGAGCATCATCCTGATAAGCTGGTGGCGAAAGGCTTACCGCCACAGATGATGGAAATGGCGAAGCAGAAAGCGCAGGAAATCCAGGCTGCTTACGATCTGATTAAGCGGGAAAAAGGCTTTAAATAAGCATTATCCGGCCGGTGGTGCGTTGCTCACCGGCTGGATAGCTTAGCGTAATCAACAGAGTTATTTTATTTATAGTCAAGTGCTAACCTGCAACGGGTTTATTGAATATTTAAAATTATCGCATGATTAACCTAAAGGCTGCGATAAATAAAACTACTGTCATCATGATAAATTATCAATAATTTTTACTCCGGTTGATAATAATGAGGCTTTAGAGGCCTCATTGTTTATGCTGGATTGACAGAGATCCAGATACACTGATACAGAACAGAACGTTTTTATTTTTAAATTCTGAATGTTAATTATCTGTATCACACTGGTTTATTAAATTATGAAAAAAGACAGGTATTCTTTATATCTCTGCATTGCCATTACCATGGAAATAGTGGCAACCACGCTGTTAGCTTTATCGAAGGGAATGTCGATAATTTTGCCAGCAGGGCTTGCACTGGCGGCGTATGCCGTTTCCTACTTTTTCCTGACGCTTTCACTGAAGAAAATCCCTATTGGCCTTGCCTACGCACTGTGGGCCGGTGTCGGCATTGTCGCCACCTCAATCACCAACCGCGTAGTGTTCGACAAGTTGATCAGCCATGGCAGCATAATTGGCATGTTATTAATTCTTGCGGGGGTAGTGGTGATTAATCTGCTCTCTGGAAAAGACAAGCCCGCTAATTCTGTTTCAGGAGGCAGGTAATCATGCTCAGTACATTAACCGGGTTGCTGTGGCTATTTATTGCCATTGTGCTGGAGGTTGTAGCCACCAGCCTGCTGCCTAAAACCGACAGTTTTCGCCGTTGGGGCATTACCCTTGGGGTAATGACAATTTACGCCTGCTGTTTTTATGCTTTATCAAAAGCGATTCTGGTTTTATCGGTCGGCCTTGCCTATGCCCTTTGGTGCGGTTTGGGCATTGTTATCATCAATTTGGTCGGCGTGGTTATTTATCGTAATAAAATAGATCGGCCCGCTTTTATCGGTATTTCATTAATTGTAGCTGGCTGTGTGATAATGGGAATGTTTCAATGAATAATGTTATGGATCAGCTTTATCCCCGCATTCATCGTCTGCGAACGCGTTATTTACAGGCGAAACCTTTTATCTCCGCAACCCGGGCCAGAGCCGTTACCGAAATTTATCGCCGCTATCCAGGCATGCCAACGCTATTGCTCCGCGCAATGGCATTTCGCCGTGCCTGTCAGCTTGCGCCGCTGGTGATTCAGGACGATGAATTGATTATCAGTCATCCGGCCGGTGCAGCCCGGGGAGGCGAAGTGTCGCCGGAAATCGCCTGGCGTTGGGTGGCGGATGAGCTCGATACCATGTCCACTCGCGCTCAGGATCCGTACGAAATCAGCGATGAGGTTAAGCGCGAACTGCGTGAAGACATTTTCCCTTTCTGGCAGGGGCGCTCACTGGATGAGGTGGCGGAAACGCAGCTGCGTCATGCCGGGCTGTGGGAGTGGAGTACCGATGACGGCATCTGCGACCTCAGCATCAAAACCCAGAACGGCGGCGGTGATACCTGTCCCGGCTACGATATTATTTTGCTGAAAAAAGGGCTGGGCGGCGTGGCGGACGAGGCTCGCGCAGCATTAGGTGGCTTATCGCCAACCTGTCCTGACGATCAGGATAAACAGGTTTTTTACGAAGCGGTGATTGAAACCTGTGAAGGCGTGAAAGATTATGCCAACCGCTATGCCGATTATGCCCAGCAGCTGGCAGAACAGGCAGTGGATGGCCAGCGCAGAGCGGAGCTGATAAAACTGGCGCACATTTGCCGCCGCGTGCCGGAACATCCGCCAGAAAATTTCTATGAAGCATTACAGGCGATTTGGTTCGCTCAGTCGCTGTTCATTCTGGAAGAGAACCAGACGGGGATTTCGCTGGGTCGTGTCGATCAATATCTGTGGCCGCTTCTTGCGGCGGATCTGGCGTCTGGCGAGTTAACCGAAGCAAAAGCGGAAGAGTTGCTGTGCTGCTGGATGATTAAAATGTCCGAATGCATGTGGATTTGCAGCGCCAGTTCCGCCATGTACTTTGCGGGTTATCAGCCTTTCGTCAACCTTGTGGTCGGCGGGCAAAAACGCGAGGGCGGCGATGCGACCAATCCTCTGACCCTGCTGATTATGGACTGTTCCCGCAAGCTGAAAATTTATCAGCCGAGCCTGGCGGTGCGTATTCACAATCAGTCACCGCAGCCGTTTATGCGCAAAATCGTCGAGGTTATTCGGGCAGGCATCGGTTTCCCGGCCTGCCATTTTGACGACGCCCACATCAAAATGATGCTGCGTAAAGGCTTCGATTATGAAGATGCGCGCGATTACTGTCTGATGGGCTGCGTGGAGCCGCAGCGATCGGGCCGTATTTATCAGTGGACATCGGTGGGGTATACCACCTTTACCTGCGCAATTGAGCTGGCGCTGAACAATGGCAAAACGGCCAGCGGTTCTCAGGTTGGGCCACTGACCGGCGAGCCGGGCGAACTCACCACCTATGCTGCTTTTGAAGCGGCGGTAAAACAGCAGTTAAGCCATATCGTCCGGCAGGCCGCCAGAGCCACGCTGATGATGCAGAAACTGCACCGGGATCTGGCCCCTAAGCCGCTGATTTCCTGTCTGGTAGAAGGCTGTGTTGAGCAGGGTAAAGATGTGATGCACGGCGGGGCGATGGTCAATAATGGCCCGGGCCTGATCTGGACCGGCATGGCGGACTATGCCAACGCCATGATGGCGATGCGCGAGCTGGTTTACACCCAGCACAAGGTTACGCCTGAGCAAATGGTGCAGGCGCTTCACGATAATTTTGACGGTCATGAATCGCTCCGCTCCGCATGCCTGAACGTAGCGAAATTTGGCAACGATATTGCCGAAGTTGATTACATCGCCCGGGATCTGATCCGCTTTATCGAGCAGCAGCATCGGCAGTACCGGATGCTGTATGGCCCGTTCACTCACGGTACGCTGTCGATCTCTAACAACACGCCATTTGGTCTGGCGACCGGCGCGCTGCCCAGCGGACGTCTGGCGGGCATGCCGCTGGCTGACGGGATCAGTCCTTCCCAGCAGACCGATTATGCCGGACCCACTGCCATCGTGAATTCCGTTGGGCGTATTAACGTCGAAGAGATGGAAATTGGGATGGTGCATAACTTTAAGCTGCTGCATGGCATTCTGGACACTGATGAGGGCGAACAGGGGTTAATTACCCTGCTGCGTAGCGCCAGTATGCTGGGCAATGCGCAGATGCAGTTTAGCTACGTGGATGACGAGACGCTGCGTAAAGCACAGGAAAACCCGGAGGCTTACCGCAATCTGATGATCAGAGTTGCGGGTTACAGCGCATTCTTCGTTGAACTCAGTCGTGAGGTCCAGGATGAAATTATCAGCCGCACCCAGTTGCAGCAGTTCTGAGGTGAACAGCTCAGGCATCGTCTTTAATATCCAGCGCTTTTCACTGCATGACGGACCGGGCGTACGCACGGTGGTGTTTCTGAAAGGTTGCCAGATGGCGTGTGCATGGTGTGCCAACCCGGAAAGCCTGTCGGGCCAGCCGGAAGTCTTATTTGACGGCCAGCGATGTCGCCACTCGCAATGCTGGCAGCGTTGTCCGGGCAAAGCTGCGCAGGGAAAATTTGTGAAGGCGGGCTATGCTGACTGGCCGGATGATGAGGATTGCCCGGCGGCGGCGATCCGTAATATTGGTAACCGGCTAAGCGTGGAGCAGGTCATGCAGACGGTCATTGCCGATGAACTCTATTACCGAACGTCTGGCGGCGGTATGACGCTCAGCGGCGGTGAAATCGCCCTTCAGCCCGTCTTTTCACGCTTGCTATTACAAACGGCCAGGCAGGAAGGGATCCATACCGCGGTGGAGACGTCCGGTTTTGCCTCATGGCCGCTGTTATGGCAGGCCTGTGAGGCCAGCCAGCTGGTATTGTTCGACCTGAAGCTGGCCGACGAGAAACGGCATCAGCGGTATACCGGCGTCAGTAATCGCAGCATTTTAAGCAATTTGCAAAAGATGCTTGATGAAGCAATCCCGCTGCGCATTCGCATCCCGGTGATCCCGGAAGTGAATGACAGTCTGGAAGAAGCGGAGAATATGATGGCGCTGATCGCCAGCATAACCCGCGGAAAGTCTGCTTTTCGCGGTATCGATCTGCTGCCTTATCACAACTTTGGCCTGCGGAAATATACTCTCTCTGGCAAAACCTGTGCTTATGAAGAGATGCATCCCGACCACGGCAAGCCGCAGGTAGAGCGTCTGGTCAACGCGGCGAATAAGTACGGTTTATCCACCGTGACTTTGTCGCACTGCATTGGCTGAAAAGGCAACAAAACCACATGGACGGGAGTCCGGCCTGGCGCCGGACTTTTTTATTTATGGGGGCTAAAACGCGACGGCAGCAGCATTAAAAGTCCGCAGGCTGACGGAAAGTCATGGGCGTTTGGTATTGCGGATGGGTGATGGTGAGCATCTCTGCATGCAGCTGAAGACGTGGTGCCATCGCTCTGGCTTCGTCGTGCGCGTAAAAATTGTCACCCAGAATAGGATGGCCCAGCGCCAGCATATGCACTCTTAACTGATGCGAACGGCCAGTAATCGGCTTGAGCAAAACCCGTGCGCTGTTATCAGCGGCATAGTCCAGCACTTCATATTCCGTTTGTGCCGCTTTGCCGGTTTCAAAACAGACTTTCTGTTTTGGTCGCTGCGGCCAGTCGCAAATCAGAGGCAGGTCGATCAGGCCTTTATCTTTCTCAGGATGCCCCCAGACGCGCGCCACATAGGTTTTTTTCGGCTCGCGTTCACGGAACTGGCGTTTCAGTTCGCGCTCGGCGGCTTTGGTCAGCGCAACGATAATCACGCCGCTGGTGGCCATATCCAGCCGGTGCACCGATTCAGCGTCGGGGAAGTCACGCTGGATGCGGGTCATCACGCTGTCTTTATGTTCAGGCAGGCGGCCGGGTACGGACAGCAGTCCGCTGGGCTTGTTGACCACCATAATATATTCATCCTGATACAGAATATGTAGCCAGGGCTCTTGCGGAGGATTGTAGGGTTCCATCTTCATGCCTGTATCAGGGCGGCCTGCGCCGCCCTGAGGTTGTTGACACAGTGCCGGTGCGAGGAACACGGGCCTTCCACAAAGGCGCAAAAAGCGGCGTCTATGCCAGCTCGACCTGGGCCTTCCATGGCCCAGGACGCTTTGTTCCAGGTCCGTGTTCCTCTCACTTTAAGTTTGTCAGCTGTCTGAGGGCGGCCTGCGCCGCCCTTTAGGTGTTACTGATGCGTCACAACAATCAGGCGCAGCGCGTCAAGGCGCCAGCCCGCGTCATTCAGCGCTTCCAGCACCTGCTCACGATTGCTTTCCAGCGCGTCAATTTCATCCTGACGAATGTTAGGATTGACCGCGCTTAAGGCTTCCAGACGCGACAGCTCAGCGCTGAGTTTTTCGTTCGCTTCCTGACGGGCAACGTCAATCAGCTTACGGGCTTCTTCCGCCGCCTGATCTTCCGCCAGCTTCAGGATTTCATGGACATCCTGCTGCACGGCGTTCACCAGCTTGCTGCCGGTATGGCGGTTTACGGCATTCAGCTGACGGTTAAAGCTTTCGAACTCCACTTTGCCCGCCAGGTTGGTGCCTTTACGGTCAACCAGCATGCGCACCGGCGTTGGCGGCAGGAAGCGGGTCAGCTGTAAGTGCTTCGGCGCCTGCGCTTCCACCACGTAGATCAGCTCAACCAACAGCGTGCCGACCGGCAGCGCTTTGTTCTTCAGCAGAGAGAGCGCACAGCTTCCGGTATCGCCCGACAGGATCAGATCCAGGCCGTTGCGGATAATCGGGTGTTCCCAGGTAACGTACTGTGCGTCTTCACGCGACAGCGCCTGACCACGATCGAAGGTGATGGTGCAGCCATCTTCCGGCAGGCCAGGGAAATCCGGCACCAGCATATGGTCGCCAGGCGTCAGTACAATCAGGTTATCGCTGCGATCTTCCTGATTGATACCCACGATATCGAACAGGTTCAGCGCAAAATTAACCAGTTCTATATCGTTATCCTGTTCGCCGATTTTCTCTGCCAGCGCCTGGGCTTTTTCGCCGCCGTTGGAGTTCAGTTCCAGCAGGCGGTCGCGTCCCTGTTCCAGCTGGCTTTTCAGCTCGTCGTGCTGCTTACGGCATTCGTGGATAAACTCGTCCAGCCCTTCGGTATTTTCGGGCGAGGCCAGATAATCGACCAGTCGAGCGCTGACTTTATCGTAAACAGCGCGGCCGGTCGGGCAGGTGTGCTCGAAAGCGTCCAGCCCTTCGTGATACCAGCGTACCAGCACGGACTGCGCGGTTTTTTCCAGATAAGGCACGTGGATCTTAATATCATGTGCCTGGCCGATACGGTCGAGACGACCAATACGCTGTTCCAGCAAATCGGGGTTAGACGGCAGATCGAACATCACCATCTGGCTGGCGAACTGGAAGTTACGGCCTTCGGAACCGATCTCCGAGCAGAGCAGCACCTGAGCGCCATCTTCTTCAGAAGCAAACCAGGCCGAAGCGCGGTCACGCTCGATAATCGACAGTCCTTCGTGGAATACGGCGGCACGAATGCCTTCGCGCTCGCGCAGAACCTGTTCCAATTGCAGCGCAGTGGTCGCTTTGGCGCAAATTACCAGCACTTTATGATCGCGGTTGCTGGTCAAAAAGCCCATCAGCCATTCGACGCGCGGATCGAAGTTCCACCAGGTGCCGCTATCGCCTTCAAATTCCTGATAGATTTGCTCAGGGTAAAGCATGTCGCGCGCGCGCTCATCGGCCGCTTTACGCGCGCCCATAATGCCGGAAACTTTAATGGCGGTCTGATACTGCGTTGGCAGCGGCAGGCGAATCTGATGCAGCTCGCGTTTTGGGAAGCCCTTCACGCCGTTACGGGTGTTACGGAACAGCACGCGGCTGGTGCCGTGGCGATCCATCAGCATGCTGATCAGCTCCTGACGTGCTTCCAGCTTGCCTTCACGATCGCTGTTAGCAACCTGCAACAGCGGCTCGATATCCTGCTCGCCCATCAGATCGTTCAGCATATTCATCTGCTGCTGATCGATAGCCTTGTCGGCCAGCAGGCCGGAAACGGCGTCCGCAATGGGACGGAAGTGCTGCTGCTCTTCAACAAAGGCGTCAAAATCGTGGAAGCGATCCGGATCGAGCAGCCGCAGACGGGCAAAGTGGCTCTCAAGACCCAGCTGTTCCGGCGTTGCGGTCAACAGCAGTACGCCCGGGATCTGCTCGGCTAGCTGTTCAATCACCTGATATTCACGGCTTGGCTGACCTTCTTCCCACGCCAGGTGGTGCGCTTCGTCGACGATCAGCAAATCCCATTCGGCTTCCGCCAGCATTTCCAGACGCTGCTTGTTACGGCGGACAAAATCGAGCGAGCAGATAACCAGCTGTTCGGTATCGA is a window from the Pantoea sp. CCBC3-3-1 genome containing:
- the surA gene encoding peptidylprolyl isomerase SurA, whose amino-acid sequence is MKNWRMLILGAALTASTAFAAPQVVDKVAAVVNNGVVLESDVDGMMQSVKGQAHQAGQQLPDDRTLRHQIIERLVMDNILLQMAKQAGIQISDAQLDQAIANIAAQNKMSVDQLRSRLAYDGMNYATYREQIRKEMTIAEVRNNEVRRRVTILPQEVDSLAKQVSSQNTASTELNLSHILLPLPENPTQQQVDDQETLAKQLAGEAKGGADFGKLAITYSADPQALKGGNMGWGRIQELPSLFAQSLVTAKKGDIIGPIRSGVGFHILKVNDVRGDNQSISVTEVHARHILLKPSPVMTDAQARQKLEQVAADINSGKTSFAQAAKQLSQDPGSANQGGDLGWSSPEVFDPAFRDALLKLKKGQLSTPVHSSFGWHLIQLMDTRQVDKTDAAQKERAYRLLFNRKFAEEAQTWMQEQRASAYVKILDANAQ
- the lptD gene encoding LPS assembly protein LptD, producing the protein MMPAITEFSIPRMKKRLPTLLATLIGSALYSQQGLADDLASQCMLGVPSYNRPLVQGKDTNNLPVTINADQAKGNYPDDAVFSGNVDIQQGNSRMLSDEVQLHQKPQQGQPTPVRTVDALGNVHYDDNQVILKGPKAWSNLNTKDTNVWNGTYQMVGRQGRGSGDQMKLRGQNRYTILENGTFTSCLPGDNSWSVAGTEVIQDREEQVAEIWNARFKIGAVPVLYSPYLQLPIGDKRRSGFLIPNAKYGSSNGFEFILPYYWNIAPQADATITPHYMSKRGMQWQNEFRYLTKAGVGLMEFDYLPTDDQYNKDAAARNLSDDKDSNRWLFFWRHSGVYDQNWRFNADYTKVSDVYYFTDLDSPYANSTDGYVTQKFSVGYAEKNWDATLSTKQFQIFSTQTNNDVYRAEPQFDFNYYQNDVGPFDTHLYAQAVKFTNVNEEYPDATRLHLEPTINLPLSNGWGSLNTEAKLLATHYQQDDIEYWNENVDTTKVNQLKSSVNRVMPQFKVDGKMVFDRDMNWAEGYTQTLEPRMQYLYIPYRDQSTIRAYDSTLLQSDYTGLFRDRTYSGLDRIASANQVTTGVTTRIFDNDLVERFNASIGQIYSFTPSRTGLENADSDDRGSLVWAGDTYWKISDRWGARGGVQYDTSLNDVSQGNAILEYRRDADRMVQLNYRYTSPEYIQQTLSQITNPGYQQGISQVGTTASWPIADAWSVVGAWYYDTKAKQPADQLLGVQYSSCCYAIRLGYERKISSWENDSSKYDNKISFNIELRGLSPTYNLGTGQMLRQGILPYQRSF
- the djlA gene encoding co-chaperone DjlA; this translates as MRYWGKVIGLVLGLLSGIGFWGIAFGLLIGHLVDKAQAVRGQGYFANQQTRQTLFFRTTFQVMGHLTKSKGRVTDADIQMASLLMDRMQLHGEARTSAQRAFREGKEGDYPLRTKLRELRSACFGRFDLIRMFLEIQIQAAFADGSLHPNERQVLYVIAEELGISHNQFDQFLRMMEGGQQFGGGGHYQGAGSQGGFQSAQRGPTLEDACSVLGVKSSDEPAVIKRAYRKLMSEHHPDKLVAKGLPPQMMEMAKQKAQEIQAAYDLIKREKGFK
- a CDS encoding multidrug efflux SMR transporter yields the protein MKKDRYSLYLCIAITMEIVATTLLALSKGMSIILPAGLALAAYAVSYFFLTLSLKKIPIGLAYALWAGVGIVATSITNRVVFDKLISHGSIIGMLLILAGVVVINLLSGKDKPANSVSGGR
- a CDS encoding multidrug efflux SMR transporter, whose protein sequence is MLSTLTGLLWLFIAIVLEVVATSLLPKTDSFRRWGITLGVMTIYACCFYALSKAILVLSVGLAYALWCGLGIVIINLVGVVIYRNKIDRPAFIGISLIVAGCVIMGMFQ
- a CDS encoding glycyl-radical enzyme activating protein, coding for MNSSGIVFNIQRFSLHDGPGVRTVVFLKGCQMACAWCANPESLSGQPEVLFDGQRCRHSQCWQRCPGKAAQGKFVKAGYADWPDDEDCPAAAIRNIGNRLSVEQVMQTVIADELYYRTSGGGMTLSGGEIALQPVFSRLLLQTARQEGIHTAVETSGFASWPLLWQACEASQLVLFDLKLADEKRHQRYTGVSNRSILSNLQKMLDEAIPLRIRIPVIPEVNDSLEEAENMMALIASITRGKSAFRGIDLLPYHNFGLRKYTLSGKTCAYEEMHPDHGKPQVERLVNAANKYGLSTVTLSHCIG
- the rluA gene encoding bifunctional tRNA pseudouridine(32) synthase/23S rRNA pseudouridine(746) synthase RluA, which codes for MKMEPYNPPQEPWLHILYQDEYIMVVNKPSGLLSVPGRLPEHKDSVMTRIQRDFPDAESVHRLDMATSGVIIVALTKAAERELKRQFREREPKKTYVARVWGHPEKDKGLIDLPLICDWPQRPKQKVCFETGKAAQTEYEVLDYAADNSARVLLKPITGRSHQLRVHMLALGHPILGDNFYAHDEARAMAPRLQLHAEMLTITHPQYQTPMTFRQPADF
- the rapA gene encoding RNA polymerase-associated protein RapA, with the translated sequence MPFTLGQRWISDTESELGLGTIVAVDTRMVTLLFPATGENRLYARNDSPITRVIFNPGDTITSHEGWQLEVVEVITENGLVAYLGTRLDTGESGVLMREVMLDSKLVFSKPQDRLFAGQLDRMDRFALRFRARKYQSEQYRLAVSGLRGMRTSLIPHQLHIAHDVGRRHAPRVLLADEVGLGKTIEAGMIIHQQLLAGRAERVLIVVPETLQHQWLVEMLRRFNLRFALFDDDRYAQARLDSDNAFDTEQLVICSLDFVRRNKQRLEMLAEAEWDLLIVDEAHHLAWEEGQPSREYQVIEQLAEQIPGVLLLTATPEQLGLESHFARLRLLDPDRFHDFDAFVEEQQHFRPIADAVSGLLADKAIDQQQMNMLNDLMGEQDIEPLLQVANSDREGKLEARQELISMLMDRHGTSRVLFRNTRNGVKGFPKRELHQIRLPLPTQYQTAIKVSGIMGARKAADERARDMLYPEQIYQEFEGDSGTWWNFDPRVEWLMGFLTSNRDHKVLVICAKATTALQLEQVLREREGIRAAVFHEGLSIIERDRASAWFASEEDGAQVLLCSEIGSEGRNFQFASQMVMFDLPSNPDLLEQRIGRLDRIGQAHDIKIHVPYLEKTAQSVLVRWYHEGLDAFEHTCPTGRAVYDKVSARLVDYLASPENTEGLDEFIHECRKQHDELKSQLEQGRDRLLELNSNGGEKAQALAEKIGEQDNDIELVNFALNLFDIVGINQEDRSDNLIVLTPGDHMLVPDFPGLPEDGCTITFDRGQALSREDAQYVTWEHPIIRNGLDLILSGDTGSCALSLLKNKALPVGTLLVELIYVVEAQAPKHLQLTRFLPPTPVRMLVDRKGTNLAGKVEFESFNRQLNAVNRHTGSKLVNAVQQDVHEILKLAEDQAAEEARKLIDVARQEANEKLSAELSRLEALSAVNPNIRQDEIDALESNREQVLEALNDAGWRLDALRLIVVTHQ